The Lycium ferocissimum isolate CSIRO_LF1 chromosome 8, AGI_CSIRO_Lferr_CH_V1, whole genome shotgun sequence DNA segment AAGGGAAGCAAAATAATTGAGACAATCACCCCAATGTCCACCTTGACCAtcacatatattacaaataCTCTCATCATAGGATTGAGACGGTGCACACATCTCTCTCCGGGAGCATTTTCACAATCTTGCCAaaagtggggtcctccacaataTGGACATGGGTCATCAAAATATAGGTTGCAACCATCAAAcccattttcattccaagatgCCATAGAGACACaagtaacaaaaaataaataacaaaaaataaaaactaacacaaagaaacacaaaaaatcacaaacacatattcacaagtttggaaCAAAGCAAGCAAGCTTAAAATCCCAAACTAACCCAAATACGCCAAATTGTTCCCCGGCAACGAcgccaaaattgataacgtccaaatccactcctcaaagagaaagtgtacacggtcgtatgcaatataatttacccaactatgagtcggggtcgatcccacagagaacaatatactaggcgattaagaaagtaaggaactttcaccaactaagctaaagccaaacgatagataatattttggtttttgagaaaattataactaatgcagaaatgtaaactaacctagaaagcaagtaaaatgatcaatggccacaagcatggataataggagattacactcaagtaacgatccaacgTATTTTACAATTTACAACTAAGAACGAggttatgttaatagataatgatttctaaatttcattgaaagtttctcaaccaaatcaacgaatttcactttaagctttctcaagccttaaagtgtgatattaggcacaatcaatataatcccAAGTGACtttcctctctcgagctcaagTCATTAGATGAGGATTATGCCTCAAATCCTTGATAACTAATCTTTCCCAAATCGATtttcctctctcgagctcaaatcaaattaaatgggtgagtcctagggttagctaatccctttggaaacattcaagaacgagattaattaaagaaacaataacccacttcattaggaataaaatcattcaatacataagcaaaacaagagtttcaaaccaaactttaatcaagaatattttcataaacaagattcaagtaatggaatagaaagctacacacttagataatcaatacatagcaaggaaaagaagaaataagtaaaggattaagaaatttcttatcaagatcttcaaatcttcaatcccaAGTGTGGGTGCAAAAACCTAACTCTCCAAGCTTgatgaaaatggccaaagatcaTAATGATATGCCCCAAGTCTCTCTTTTGTAGCTCCTCCCTTTCCCAagtcaaaatatgacaaaataaaccccaaagtttcagttttgcaaatctgtcccgtttttgcaaaactgtccagttttgacagttttgcctctttttgactttattttcacttggtttcttccgatcacttctaaatcccATAAAACTGAGTAGAGcaccaatattatacaaaaatacACCTGCGTGCGCAACGTGCGTCTCGCAGATTGTATCGCATGTTCAACCTGCGTTCATGTTGTACAAAACTCTCGCAGTCTTGCAACGTACGAGATGACTTGCAGACACGCGGTCATGGATGCGTCTCGCAGTGGTACCGCGTCTCGGCAGTGATGATCACGTACGATGCATCCAAtatcttcaaattttcaaaatctcgTACAAACTTGTTTGCAACATGCGGCTCGCATGTGTGACCTGTGACTCGCAGGTCATGCTTCTTCTATTTTGGCTTGTTTTGCTCTattttgctccattttgctctGTTATGCTCTCCGGACATCTTATCCTACAAAACGACATAAATACACGAAAAGtaacaccaaaagtgcttgaagagttACAAAAACTTAAGAAATTAGCAtcgaatatcccgtaatttcacggcacatcagtAATGCGAGTGGGTATCAGTTCAACCTATTCGAATGTTAAGATGCGATTAACGATGGATTGCTTAAGCTTATTAAAAGTCTTTCgaccaaattaataaatatcattactaagctttctcaagccttagaatgtgaACCAAGTAACCATCCAATATGCTACAAGTTAGCcctcctatctctagctcaggctattagatgggtttattgacccaaatccttgctatctaaCCCTTTTCCGAACTCCAccttctttctcaagcaaggTGAAAGTAACTAGGCACAAATGATGTTTGCAACCACCAAGAGATATTAAGTTACGAAGAGTAGATAGAATGCATCATTAACATATAAATGAGGTATGAACAtgaaacccaatcacataactaacacattttggtcccacaaccttagctatTGGATTTAGCTAGACATTTGCATTAAGTAAGAAACAAAGATAAATAATGTAGCCATAATGCTTACAAAGCTTTTTGAAGGAAAAGCCACAAAATAAAGTGCAAGATTCTTCTTTAAAGCTTCAACTACCAATCATAAATGTTTCCTCCACAAAAAGACAACAATGAAGTCAGTGAATGTCTTTTTCAGAACCCTAGGTGGGTATTTATATCTACCAAAAACGTGCACAAAGTTAGACAAAATACAGATTTCGAGATGCGTCTCGCATGTGTGTCACAAGACCAACATGCGAGACGCAAGCGTGCTCAGCCGCACATCGTGCTCGCTTTCGGTGCTTCCTGCATCTCCGGCGCATTGCGATATACTTGTTGTAAGTCGAATACGCGAGTCGCATGTTGGCCTCGCGTATCGCGCAACCTTTCATCTCTCTTCTTCAATGGCTTGTCACACTTTGCGATGCAATTGTGTGTCCGCCAGGCACGACACGCGGTCCGCACGTGTAGAGCGTGTCCTTGTCCCGTTTTGCCTCATTTTGTTCCGTTCTGCTTTCCCAACATTTTTCCCTACAAAGTGACAAAAACATGTTAAAAGTAAAACCAAGAATGCTTGAAGAGCCACAAAAGCTTAAGGAACGAGCATCGAATGCGCCGTAATTTCGCGGCTCATCAAATTTCTTTAGGTCTGATCATCTGTCATCATAAATTATAACTAGTACTTTGTTTCCTAAGTTCTTTCTAGTTAATCCTTTTAATCCGATTACAATTAATCCCATATGCATTAAGCTTCTTCTTGTATTTTTTATCTGTCTTACTGACTCCGGgtttattaaatttatttttgtagcACTATTTCCTATAACTGATAATTATTCTTCTCTATAATGTCTATATAATTGCGTTGTACTTGAGAAATGtcctatattatataaaatcttTGGATTATAGGACTCATCACCGCACATGTAAAAAGACAgagatttgtatatatttgactTACATGTTAgtctgttttaaaaaaaatttaaatttaatgcaTAGTCAGATTAATTCACATAAAGTGAAACGGAGAAGTGATGGTCATCTTCCAAGATTAAAGAGCCGGCTTATAGCCATGATTGAAATTACAGCTAGGAATCTTAATTATCCGATTCTATTGTTCCTCCAAATTAATTGAATGTTTAATTTCTTggtttataaatatttatgccTAAAGATCATGCATGGATCAGACATGCAATAAAAAGGAGTGTATATACAGTATGATTCTTGCTTGACTTTTACGGGAATAATTGGGATAATATCACTTTATCCACTAAAAAGCTAACATGTTCCTCACTTATATTGTCCATTCCATTGTGTTAAAGCCACCGACTAATCTTTTGATTTATTGCATTGGAAAAAACATAGAGGAATGCGGTATATTATAACTCCAATAATTGTAGTTTCTTTTGGAATGTAGTTTGTTacgaagaagaaaaatataactCCAATAATCATAGTTTCCTTCAAActataggctatgatactaaTTATTGGATTAAGCCTACCAAAGATATTATTAACATAATGTGATGATATCTGCGTTTAGTCAGTCCTAtatgatttttctaaaaaatatcaCACCATTAAAGATAGAGCCTGTGTGGATTGTCTTAAAagaagcaacttataagctaaaaatagcttgtaagcccaaaaaaataagttgagtagccaaactttttttttttttttttttggcttatagctcgtttttttttttttatatgttcgCTTTTAGATAATGCTTTCAAACGggctcaattattttttgacttattttaagcataaaataatttataaactGATCAGTCAAAtactcaaaaaaattaaaaacagcttataagtcaaTATAAGCGGGCTCATAGTCGTACAccttatatttatatttgttttctttttctattattAATAATGTGAAACTCttatttgaaaattcaaaacttttttgaaaaagtttCTCTATCATTGACAAATGTCACCTAAATTTTCAGATGGGTCCATAGGCTGTCATAATTTCTTTTAGCGAAGGAAAATATCAGGACGGGCCCTCTCTCATTAATTTCTGCTCCATGACCATAAGAACTTGACTACATCTATTACGAaatcaaacatgaaaaataatatttgtgaTCATaatatttattggagagagatatgGACTGTTATGAAAGAGTAAGTACTTCTTtatcttaaataaaaaaatctcaaatttgAACCTTATTAGTTTGATTTTAATCAAAAATCAATATGAATATTGAATATCGATTAAAAAGCCAAAATAAAAATACGAATACTTAATTAGTTCCTTTTAACTTTTCCAAGAACGAAAGTGCTGGATTACTCGTGGAGTGTGGACTAAATTTGGATACAGTCAAGCCaattactctctccgtttcaTTTTATTGTTTTGAGTTAATTGAGCACGATATTTAAGAAACTGTTATAAACCTAACTAATATATGGGAGGACATGGATGGGATATTGTCAATTACCTGATTAAAAGAAGCGATGTACTACGCGTGTGAAGATAATTATATATGAAGGCTTTTTAACTATTCCATTATAGGGTTATCTtgtaaagttttttattttctgaAATTTGTTTTAGATTAAGTCTGGAACCTCtctcccttcttcttttttatatttcctTCCCTTGGAAGATTTGATCGCTAGTTTGGAGTATTTGTAATAGTTTGGTGATGAACTCTTATAGTTGCACGTGTAGTTCTAATTATCCATTTCACTACAATATGCAATATGGGTTCGTTACAGAAACTAAGGAATATTCTtacgtttttaaaaaaaaaaaaaaaaaaaaaaactaaaatatatctaatgtattaaaatattctttgATACTTGAtatcttaaacatgtcatgtttaatattaaaattacaaGTTATTAAGTATAACAAAtgatagatttttaaaaaactaaaaaatatataatttgaaatggaggaaatataaattatgattctattGCTGACAATAAAACAAGGGGCAGAAGTGGGTACTGTGGAACGTGGTACTGTGGAACGTGGACTAAAtaaactttttttccaaaacaattattagtttggtctttaaaaataaaattaactatTTAATATAGTAACtaaagaaacacaaaataatATTGTTAGGCTGGACTAATCTGAATTCACATTGCTAAGCTGTTAAAATTGATAAGCTCTccctaattttctttctttgcttttgaaagaaaagacacTCCCtactaaaatatttaaaaccGATTAGTGTAATTATTCATGCGGAACTCGTCGGATTGTGTTGTATTTATGAatataatgatgaaaatgaaaaatatagttCTATTATGCTActtcctccgttcacttttacttgttcactattcctaaaatagattttcatttttacttgtcatttttcacATATTAAGATTagacaattttctttttcatgttttacccTTAAATTATTTACCAAGTCTTCTAGAAATTGTAATGGTCAATTTTATTTAACCAATGCATAGCATTGGGATTGACTCCAAAAAATTTGAAGCACTAAAGAGATGAATGAGTTGTAAAGTGTTAGTATTTATAAAAACTCAATGTTGAACATTGTAACTTCATATGAAACAAAGAATACTTCATTATAATCAAATCAAATGTCTTACatgaaaacacatccaatgaaCTTCACAAAAGCATATGCAATTTCTTTACATCTCTAGACAATGTCACTTTGTTAAAGTTCTCTTCCTCCTTTTTCAGATTTCAATGAAGCCTATATGCATTAATCCTCTTTAATTTGAAAAGACaacagaaaaatcaagaaaacaatgCAAGTTGACGCTGATCATTTGTGTATTCTTTATTTACCTGCAAaaagttaaaacaaaaaaagagaatcAATTAAAGTCAATCTGAAAATGAgagatcaaaagaaaaaaggtaaaaGGAAAAACTGAAAAGGTTTTAAATATTAGTAAAACAATCAAAggtgaaaaaataagaaaaaagtcAATTATTACCGTTTCGTCCAAATATTCTTCTTATGAAAGTTAAGAAAATGATGAGAATAGCAACCCCAGCTAATAATCCAATGATAAGAGCAAACGTTTTCTCATTCTCAAAATGAGAACCTGCAATTATCAAATAGAGATTTATTATATAATCTGCACAGACACACAATCGGACAATAAATCTGAATCTttgtatacaacaacaacaacaacatcaccaGTGTAATCCTACAAGTGGGGAATCTTTGTATATATAGACTAAATCTCTAATTACTGACAATATAAAGATTGTTTACACTATCATGTGAGATGATTCAAATTACGAATGTTAAACTATTCAATTTTCATAGTGAATTCAGAGctagaataaataaaaattttatatttaaaaattatataaaaactactCCAAGTCACAGTTCACAATGGAAAATATTCAAAAGATATAGTATAAAAGAATcagttaaagaaaaaaaaaatactataataGTAAATACGTTACATAAAGTGAGGCAAAAGAAGTGTTTTATAATGACTTACTGTTACAACTATACAGGATCAATCTAATTTGGTGATTCAAAATGTAAAGTAATTAACATGTTATCATAATAGATAaaaatacattatatatattaattaaatcactatttttttttcttaccatGATTAGATTTGGCATCAAAATGAGCTCCACTAGTAACAAACCTAGCATAGCATTTACCCAAGAACATATCCCCATAGGCAGCACCACTACATTCATTTTTCAACCGTCCGATTGCCTCTGATAAACAATCTTGACATTGGCCCATACTTAAATCACCAACACACTGGGCCACACCATGTACATCTGATGACCCACCAACTCTATAAAGCCCACCAGCCCCATTTAAGCTTGTCAAAACATGGGCCATAGAATCACCATCAAGCCCAGTACCCGGCCCACATTTATTCAACACACAAGTCTTGTCCTCAACACCAAGAAATGAAGTATTATCATACTTTATAAAACACCCTTGTAATTGTAATGCACCACCGCAATTTTGTGGACAAAGTTGGGGAACTGAACTCACTGCTTTGGCCACACAAGTAGCGCACTCGGGCATCGATAGATCGCCGCGACATTGGTAAAGCCCATATaaaatgtcttgttttgttGAGCCCATGATACTGAATTTGTTGTACGATGAATATGTTGCTGAGTTTACTAGGGACGTGAGAAGGGAGTTGAGGTTCGATTCATAAGGTGAGTCTGGTGAGTATTTAATTTGTGAACAACCGCCGTAGACGAAAGCGTCTACGGATGAGTCTGAGGAGGTGAAAtgagagaagaaagaatggGAAATAAGGGCTATGAGAGTgaaaagaaaatggagttttgtGGCCATGTTTGAAATTTGAGATAAAGTGTGTGTGTGAGTGAGGGGAGAGTGAGAGAGATGTATTTGTGTGGAGACTCAAGAGTATTTAAGCACCAGTGCAAGGTTGTGCTCTTGCTTCTTAAGTTTTGTTCTATAGTTTTATATGTGTAAATCCCATGCAAAAAGTTTAGAGGGAGTAAATGATAATCAGATAAAGTTAAGGGGCCAGCCTATTCCATGCTTTTTCACTTTTGTTAACCTTTTCATCTGTTATTATTTAAATATTGTAAAAAGAGAGTAACTTTACTTAACCAAGTAAAGTTTCTTTTCATAgctattatatataagtttcttTTTTCTGGATTAGCTGACTCAAAGGCCAAGTGgctttttttaatttgtcaTTTTTACCATATCATCGCGCTTATGGTTCATTCATTCGCTATAGTTTTTTACTGGCTAGTCATGAGGGATTTAATAGTTGAAGTGTCTAATAGGTGCAAATTCTAATTGagatatcaaaataaaaaattatgacaACTTTAAACGACTGAttatatattttggtttttaatTTACTATTCTTTTTAATGATTGATAGAATGGAGTTCtattgttccaattaaaagaaACATGTTAATATTttgcattgtattcattttattatatatttatttgatgaaaATCATATTGATACGTTAGTTAAGTGTTTTTCCGAATGATTTTGGATAACTTCCTTGGttattcattttccttttaacaATCAAATTATTCATAATGTTTCTCCAAAATAGTCTAAATAAATACTCCTATGTCTTTTTATCGTGTACCATTCTCGAAAATTTCAGACAAGCTATCTAAAAAAGTAGTTGTTAGAAATAAAACAAAGCAAAATTATGAAACAAGTCAAGaggaaaataaagagaaaatttataattcaaataactTAAGGCAAGCCTAATTTTAATTCCTAAGCAGAAAATTTCATCACTAGGGTACTACTTTTCGGCCTTTTGGCTACGTTAATTCTTTGAGCATATGACTTATTATTTCTTGCAGCTGGATGCTTGACTGTCACTTCATAATCTCCATGATATAACGAAGTCTCAAAATAGCCATGATCATTAGTAGTTTCAATTAAGCCTTGATGACTCAATTGCCTCATGAAATTGTCCTCAACATCCCCAGTAGGCAAATTCTTGAAATCATGATCAGTTAAACACATTTTATAACATCCTTATGGTTGCCATGGTGACCAAATCATTATCCCATTTACTCCTGGATGTGCATGAAGCTCCCACATTATGTCATTCAAATACTCTGCCTGTCCAAatttccaacaaaaaaaattgtaagaaaTTAATAACAAGTTTTAACTTCATGCACTAACAAGTAAATAACCAAATATGATACTCGGGTTAAGTGTTAAGTTGGTAATTTTTCTTACATCTCCCCCTTCCGGAGCCAAAATATCATATACGTCCCAAAATAAAGAGCTTGAATACTAGAAGGAAAAAAACACACCATCATGTAAAAGTTCTGTTTCTAGTGTAAACTGAGGCTTTACCTGAAGGGGTCTGCTTCAAACATCTAATTCTGTAATCCACATAGGTATATCTGCAGTTTTAAGCATATCAAGTGCACTTCTCATATGAGGTATATTTGGAGTATCAAAATGACTTTGGAGTCCCATTCCAAGAGGTCCATCATACCTCATTGATTGAATTTCCTTAATCTTGGCTAATTATTTAGCTGGAGTTGCAACATTATCATCAGGACGTTCAAGTGTACCAAACTCATTCAATAACATAACAGCATAGCCATCCATGTCATGAGCCTTCCTGTAGAAATAAGCCGAGGCATTTACTCCGAATTAGCTTACCAAGAAATTAAAATGCATGTTCTCATTA contains these protein-coding regions:
- the LOC132066965 gene encoding plasmodesmata-located protein 7-like; this translates as MATKLHFLFTLIALISHSFFSHFTSSDSSVDAFVYGGCSQIKYSPDSPYESNLNSLLTSLVNSATYSSYNKFSIMGSTKQDILYGLYQCRGDLSMPECATCVAKAVSSVPQLCPQNCGGALQLQGCFIKYDNTSFLGVEDKTCVLNKCGPGTGLDGDSMAHVLTSLNGAGGLYRVGGSSDVHGVAQCVGDLSMGQCQDCLSEAIGRLKNECSGAAYGDMFLGKCYARFVTSGAHFDAKSNHGSHFENEKTFALIIGLLAGVAILIIFLTFIRRIFGRNGK